The Lates calcarifer isolate ASB-BC8 linkage group LG18, TLL_Latcal_v3, whole genome shotgun sequence region AAGATCTGTGTCCAGCTACGTATTCAGCCAACAATAGTTCACATATAATGCTAATATCTGGGGCCCTGGTTAGTAATATTTGACTATAAGGACCCTAACCTCTGTTTTTAACAGTGTAAATCAACATAAAGCTGCAGGAGATCCGTTGCTGTTTCAGTCAAAACAAAGTCAGTTTATCTCGGTTGTACAGTAAAGAGATAAAATCTGACAGTCACCCACCAACACGACAATAATCAGACTGAGACACTTATAACATCTCTGTCACTGATATTTACTCGCAATCTCACCAATTAGTTTCATTAGTAAATAGATTATCATGCTAACAATAGCTGAGCAAATACCTTTAACTTTACCCAAACAGATCGTTAGCCGAGTAAGTTAAAATAACTCACCCGAGGGGTAAACTCAGCCTAACCGCACATATGTTACTGCTGCATGaagaaaacatcacatcatATGTTGTTATCAATAGTACTAACCAGGTATAAACCGGTGAGTAACAATACGTTAGCTAACCTGAGCTTTGCCCGATACAAGGCCAACTGTAGAGCAGGGTGACAGGCTAACgaagctaagctaatcatcCATACACCGCACCAGAAGAAGCAGTAAAAACGTAGTTAACTCGTCGATACCCCGGTTGTTTACCTCAACACTTGCCTCACAGTTCCCGTGTTAACTCCGCTGGAAACATAACTTCAGAGGAGCAGGGTCAAAATTAAAGGGAATAAGAACCGGTAACTTCAGTTCAAGCTGTTAAAGGAGAGTTCAATTAACCGCTGAGCCGACCGCTGCACCTCTCGGTTAGCCAGGCCCACTGACGCACGCGCACCTcgccaaactccattcaaaaatcGAGCTGTACTGATTCAGTCTCACAGATGTACTCTGCAcgtactttttaaaaaatgactcataGCATTTATAAAATACGAAACTACATTCTGTGATCGGGTAAATATATAGATAGGTAACCAGGCTGGGCTGTTTCAATAAATCACAACTTTAAGCCTGGTAGCTTCACGGCGGCGCTCGGCTAGTCACGCGCACTGACGCACACGCAGCTcgccaaactccattcaaaaatcAAGCCATTTAACTGTTGTGCCCTaatccactttttaaaaaacccaattcaacatttttaataGAGTTTGGTGCGAGGTGCAAACCGCAGTATATTCAACATTTTAGTGGCTATCAACTACGTTCtatgtataaaaacaaatgcCTGACATACTTTAACACAGAGTAAGACAAGTTATAAATAATAACTTAATGTAAAGTAAATAGCCTCTAATATAATCTTGTGTTACTCACCTGCCTGACTACAGCAGAGTGCAGTCACACCAGCCTATGAATTTTTCTCTGTGGCACCTCGGCTTCAAATGATTTTTCTGATTACAAGTAATAAGCATAAATGTCTCACTCCAGATGCAGTTAAATAAAGTGATATGTTCTCTATCTGGAAAACCTCAGATCTGAGAGCCATGGCATCCACGCGTAATCTCACCCTTCATATTACCATCACATGAGGGGAGTGTGACAGGCTCTGGTTAATCCCAGTGAGAGAAATGttcagtcacattttttcaacaCGTCATGAACGTTAGAGTGAATGGGCATGAAGTCTGCCCTCATTAAACCCTGTAGCAAAGAAGAAATGCTAAAGTGGCAGTAAAACTGAGTTGGTTCTTCACCAGGGTTGGCAAATAGGGCCCTCTGCATTACCATTTTTATTCACAATTATTTTACTGAGGGATACGTGTAAGATAATTTGCTTACATATCACATGTGTTCAGCTTTGACAGTGTGCAGGACATACAGCACAGTCATTTTAGTTGTTATTGAAAGCAAgtttattaaaggaatagtttgccTTTTTGGTAAAAATGCTTATTTTCTGATTAAATTTTGGTTTTGATATCACGTCAGTGCGTTATATATAGTTCTGGAAATTCAGAAATACAACtgatttggttttttttttgtttttttgtcttttgtccaTCTTTAAGTTCAAGCAGTAGTCAACAGCGACTGGCTCTCACCCCAAAAAGTCAGCACAGCTCAGGTCAAAGTTCAACATATCTGAACTTTCTGTGCATCCACGAAAATGGAGAAGATGCACGCAAAAGGACAGGTGAAAATATTGTATCATACTTTAGTGCATATTACTAAACAAGTGCACATTTTGCAGTTTGGGGCTTTAGGGGCCCTTGAGGGTCTGGACATCCTGGGCAGCCTTGCGTGTAGATTTTAGAGTTGATTAGGACAAATTTCAGGGGCAACATTGCTGAGTTTGGTTACACAGACTCTCACTTGTCCTCAAGactttgtggtatttttatgCGTTAATTCTTTCATTcgctgttttttgttttttttattgttcaaGGTTGCACTGTGCTCCATGAGGAATGGTATTTCCTAACGTTTCCCTGCATCTATGTcatgaaaatgacaataaaagctGAACTGAACGTGAGTGTAAGTCAGGTTTGGACAAACATGTACAGTGTCCAGATAGTGACTTTTATAACGGAAATAATTATGTTCACTCTGCAGAAAGCATCCAGAGGAAGCACAATGTGAAGCCTCTACAAGCAAGTCTTATATGCAGtttaaaaattcatttattgaaaacaaaaaggGTTATAATCTGTGCCCAAGTTTGTTGACATGTATTGGCTGTATCATAATAATAACTGGCATCCTCAAAGGATGGGAGAGTTCAGAACACCTTAATATGCGTAGACTTTCACTTTTTGGACGTCGCGGTCCAGACATTCTCTTTTCCTGCTGTAGTAATAAAATGTGTTGTCTCGACGCTGGAGCTTCTTCACAAAGCCGGTCTCTGGCCATTTGTCAATCTGAGacagagaaatacatttctGCCAGTGTTGTGTATGAACACGCACCAATACCAGCCTGTCATTTTAACATGCATGACACAACTAAAAACATTCAATGAATAATATTTACCAAAGCCCCTTGTTTGACTTGTATGTATTCCAGTTCATCTCTGTAGCCTGCCTGTTGGAATCTGAACAGGTTTTCCACCTCTGTAGTCCATCCTTTGGCTCTGCTCATGGACTTTGGCTTGGAGTTGTTATCAATAGCACAGGACATGGTGTTGATGACAGCCAAGATGTCACAGAAGTGCTGTGTCCCAAATGTCAATAGCCTGGTCTCTGGAAACTGACAATGCAAGACATGAGTGTTTAATTAGGTTTTCCAGCTTTACAGTAACAGACTCACCAGTTAATTTATTTTAACCTGCAGGGGATATACGTTGCTCTATTTTGGATTTTCTTAAAGCTAAACTAAAGTCGTTTACTGTCTGGAATAATGTATAAGAGCTTAAATATATCATGAAGGTGTTCTGGCAAATTCGGCATATAAATGATTCACTGGGGAGCACTTAAATTACGTTTAATGTAACTAATTTGCAGTTACAAAAGGTGATATTTTACAATACTAAGCGGTGTTGGATGTGTTAAATGTACTCCAAGCTGAAATGTCTTAAACGTCTCTATATTTATCTGTATGCAGTGATACTTTAAATGCGACATTACTGAATTGAGTTTCGTGGTGTGCTTGACAGATGACATGGTTTGTATTCATAAAGAGAGGCATTTTACAGTAAGAATAAGGTGTTTGATGTGGTAAATTTATGCCGAGATGAAATATGAACACTTAAAATTGTAAACTGGCAAACATAAACGTAAGATGTTTTTCTATACTTAGCTATATACAGGCATACTTAAAATGCGACAAAACTGAATCCGGTTTCGTGTGTGTCGTGCTTCAAAGACGAAAAGTAACCTCTGTTTTGTCAGTTGTGTTAACATATTAGAACTAAGAGTCACATTTAATTACATTGCACTCGTTTCCCCGTTAATATCTGAAAACAGCGGCGAGAGTttacttacattattttattgcCTCAAAGGACTCTCTAGACGGCAGTTGGCTAGCGATTACTGTTAGCAGTTGTCAACTATAGCTTCCTTGGTTGCCTGGTTACCATGAACTTTCTTCTTCTGCGTTGGAGAATGAGCTACCAAAATGATACGTCTGTAAACTGGGATATCACGAGGCAGGAGTTAAGATATTATCGTGCTGGTGTTTGaggaatttttattttgtttttattaatgttaacagtgaaatatattATCCTATATCTAAGACTGGCAGTTAAGTAAAAGCTAAGAATACGAGCGTACGTACTGACAAAGATGGCAGCAGCGCCCGCTGAATGCGCTTGAACTGCAGGAAAAAGaaacgaagaagaagaagctcaATTCGGTGGGCGggacaaaccaaacaaacaccGGCGGTGATGTTAGCCAACGGTTCTTTCCTCGTTATAAACAGCTCATGATTAATTTTAGAAGATATCGCCACAAGGTTCGGCATAAAGATGAGTTCATTTGCAGGCCGAATGAAGGAGTATCCCACCCTTTCTCTGGACCGGTTCGACAGGGAGAACCTACATGCCCGGGCATATTTCCTCTCCCACTGCCACAAAGGTGAGCCTGGCTGCTAGCtagcagcatcatcatcagcaggAGCAATGGCTGCCAGTTAAAATCAataatgtttgcatttttgttttgtcagtgtttgacagTCACAGAGCAAGTTTAAATATCGTTGTTATCACTCTCCACAGATCACATGAAAGGACTGAAAGGACCTCTGTTAAAGAGAAAGCTTCAGTTCAGGTAGGAcgattttgtttttgttttaaatgattccctttaaaattaaaagggaACTGTAGTTGACTTTAATGTTAACACATTTACATCGCATTTTCAGATCACAGATGATAATGATAGATATGGAAGCCAGTTTCCGCTggtaaagaaaaactaaaaaggaaaagttagtcatgattaaaaaaaaaaaaaagaaagaaaaaagctcaTGGTATGTAGTCAAAACTTGATATAAAAGGTCAAACGAACATTTTGACTAAATTAAAATTATCACGTAAAAGTCAAAATTTCTACATATATTGTGTCAAAACGAttgttttaaaagtcaaaatgttgaTATATATGGAATCATTATGATAAAGATGTAAAAATTATGAGCTTTAAAGTTTACCTTTTGTTTTAAtgagtcaaaattatgagataataagtAAACATTTGACACACCAAGACAAAACTAtgataaaaaagtaaaaattatgAGTTagtcaaaaaacattttgttcatatattgactttttatttcataatttgaATTTAGCAAAGCAAAATATTgacttttgtgtttgtaatttagatttttttttaattttatctatCTGTCAGAAGTAGAGAAATTATGCTTCATAATGCTTATTAAAAAGTTTGTATACATTTGAGAAACATTATAATGAACAGATAAATCTATCTTGCTAgcacaaaaaacactgttatttaCTTTGTACTAGGTCTGTCTCAAGTCTATGAGATAAGCACAGATGACATGCAAGCAGTCGTCATGTTCAGCATTAGCAATGATTTAACATACAAGCATTTTTTGTCAACAAACTACAGTGTAATAGAAAACTGAACATGTTGGTCCTGTATTCTCTCTTGTTTGCAGTCGTACAGTCAGGCTGTACTGCTCTTTCGTGACCAAAGAGCTTCTGCTGAGCAATCCAAAGTACGCTTTCTGGGAGGAATACATTGTAAGTCCCCTCTTTTATCCCAAGCCACACAGTTCACATCCTGTGTGGCTTAGAGTCGTTTTTtgcctttaaataaaacaaatcatatCTTATGGTTTTAGATACTGTGGGTAGTGAAACTGGGACTTATGTTGCTTCTAAAATTATCTGTTCAGGTGCCGTTGGAGCTGGAGAGCCCAACTCAGATTTCGCTTGTGGACGAAGCATCAGGAGAGGTAGAAAACGATTATTTCATCATCACCACAGTATGTGCagtaagtttttgttttttaatcatcttgtctgttgtttgtgtgacagaaagaAGACGTTGTGGTGACGTTGCTTCCCGCAGGTCACTGTCCCGGCTCTGTTATGTGAGTTAAAGCATTTTTAAACACTCCTCGATTATATTTTGCCACAAGGCAGCATGCATTGATCATGACATTTGTAACTGTTCAGTTAAGAGTTGTAGTAATTAACTCGATCAAGAAAGAATTCATCTGCAGCTATTCTGATTTTACCAATTTTTTTAAGCACAAATGTCAAACATCTATCATTTCTaacttcttaaatgtgaagTTTTGATGCTTCTCTTTGTTATACATGATCGTAAACTGAATACCTTctgattttcctctgaaatCCTAGcaggcatttttaaaaacatttctggcattttataaacaaaaatgattaatcaattaatcaccTGCAGCAAATTCATGTATAATGAAATCAATGAGGcttgtttacatttcatttttcctgAAGACAGTGTACCATCATTGGAAGTGTGTAGGAATGTTGCAGTCAAGTTTTTTGGCACATATCCCAGTCCTGTAACATTAAGTACCTGCTGATCCTGAGTCAGATTATTCAGGACTCCATAAATATtgattaaatatgtaaatgacaGCTGTGGACAGTATGTATGAtaataaagtgaataaaagacaaagatagTAGAAGGACAAAGGTCAGTTTGAAGGATCAGTAACTGGACTGATTGGTGGAGGCTGTAATGTTAGTTATTTATTAGCGGAGTTCAATGAGAGGTCAACGGGACATGCAATAGGTTGAGAGTGAATTGTAAGAGTGCCCTCTGCTGGGCCTTAAGATGAATGTCCTCAAACAGTCTGTTGCCCTTAAAGTCTTCAAATTTCAGTTCATACAGATCATTACAGtctaaatatttgattttaaactgaatttgaaGGTATGTATTACACATACATAATGAATGTAAAGTGATAAGAAGTCTaatgaaaaggtcaaagcatgaaatagtttgtgtgtttgtgtgtctaggTTCCTGTTTGAAGGTTCTCAGGGGAACGTGTTGTACACAGGAGACTTCAGGCTGGCTGTTGGAGATGCGTCCAGAATAGAACATCTACACTCCGGCAACAGGTTGGTTGCTGATGAACTTCCTCACAGTTTCCTGTCTCAACAACTCTGTCTGACAGACAGTGGTTTAGAAATTACAAAATTAGATTTTCCCCCAGAAACTCAAGAATTATCTTAATATACTATAATCTTAAGACAACACAAAATAACTTGTCATACGaacataaatgtatttaaatccTCCTAAATAAGTCTATGTTGAACTTTAAACCTCATGACTCACTATATATGTAccatatactatatactatatatgtaTTATCCACCCCATGCTAAAAACACATGTCATTGTGAGCAAACCATAtctaaacataaaaacacacaactagAAACTTGGAAACTTGGAgggcttgtttttcttttcttttattttattttgttagtgAGATAACATGACAAATAAGAAGTGGTATGGTGacagaaaacctgaaaacagtTTACATAAAATAAGTGGAGAAGattatgttatgttgttgttttgttttgtttgtttgttacgGGATGTTTTATAAGGGGAAATGGAATATGATGATAAtaactgcaaaaataataatgataattataataataatgacaataatcgTGGTAATGGGcggtacagtggttagcacttttgcctcacagcaagaaggttccaggttcaagccctggtttgttttca contains the following coding sequences:
- the meig1 gene encoding meiosis expressed gene 1 protein homolog; its protein translation is MSCAIDNNSKPKSMSRAKGWTTEVENLFRFQQAGYRDELEYIQVKQGALIDKWPETGFVKKLQRRDNTFYYYSRKRECLDRDVQKVKVYAY